A stretch of Bacillus pseudomycoides DNA encodes these proteins:
- a CDS encoding ferritin, protein MIKEEVQKLLNNLIQLENLSSSIYLAMSADANRKNYTGMAHWLKLQSDEERTHMLKLIDYLAGKDGIVQILAIPAQSADFGTPLETFEKALEHERFVTNAYRQAYDYITQVDSQTLIIILDFLREQIEEENQTLTIVERLKIAKDNPAALLLLDQELGQRKNGGAVEANG, encoded by the coding sequence ATGATTAAGGAAGAAGTTCAAAAGCTACTTAATAATTTAATTCAACTCGAAAATTTATCGTCTTCCATCTATTTAGCCATGTCTGCCGATGCGAATCGTAAAAACTATACTGGTATGGCACATTGGTTAAAGCTTCAGTCGGACGAAGAGCGAACACATATGTTAAAGCTTATTGATTACTTAGCAGGAAAAGATGGAATCGTACAAATACTTGCAATACCAGCACAATCTGCAGATTTTGGTACACCACTAGAAACTTTTGAGAAGGCGTTAGAACATGAACGTTTTGTAACAAACGCATACCGGCAAGCTTATGATTATATTACTCAAGTAGATTCTCAAACCCTGATTATTATTCTAGATTTTTTAAGGGAACAAATTGAAGAGGAAAATCAAACCTTAACCATTGTAGAACGGTTAAAAATAGCAAAGGATAATCCAGCTGCTTTATTGCTATTAGATCAAGAGTTGGGGCAAAGAAAGAACGGTGGAGCAGTAGAAGCAAACGGATAA
- a CDS encoding CotY/CotZ family spore coat protein has translation MSHNCNNEHDTYFDESCVCNVVKFIYELQECATTAYSSQYNAPFLRPHYTAKAANTRPFILFTKSGNPFEAYVPSTNKNCRSPIFRVESIDKDCCAVLRALIVVIGKEPDTSPNPVCTYLTFSHAELRATSSCITVDLHCFCGIQCLRDTSVANC, from the coding sequence ATGAGTCACAATTGCAACAACGAGCACGATACATACTTTGATGAAAGCTGTGTATGTAATGTCGTCAAATTCATATATGAATTACAAGAATGTGCAACCACTGCTTATTCATCACAGTATAATGCCCCATTCCTCCGTCCGCACTATACAGCAAAAGCAGCAAACACACGTCCATTTATTTTATTCACAAAATCAGGAAACCCATTCGAAGCATATGTTCCTTCCACAAATAAGAATTGTCGCTCTCCTATTTTCCGTGTAGAAAGTATAGATAAAGATTGCTGTGCCGTACTTCGGGCGTTAATCGTTGTTATAGGCAAAGAGCCTGACACTAGCCCAAATCCTGTCTGTACTTACTTAACATTCTCGCATGCTGAATTACGTGCAACCTCTTCTTGTATCACTGTTGATTTACATTGTTTTTGTGGTATTCAATGCTTGCGGGATACGTCTGTTGCAAACTGCTAA
- a CDS encoding YjcG family protein codes for MKLGIVIFPSKMIQDKANGLRKRYDPHYALVPPHITLKTPFEAPDEQLEAIVQELHAIANKTNPFTLHVGKVSSFAPVNNVIYFKVEKTPELTFLNEEMHKGFFTQEREYAFVPHLTIGQNLSDAEHADVLGRLRMKDFYYEQPIDRFHLLYQLENETWTVYETFHIGKENN; via the coding sequence ATGAAACTAGGCATTGTGATTTTTCCATCAAAAATGATTCAAGATAAAGCAAACGGATTGCGTAAGCGTTATGATCCGCATTATGCATTGGTTCCACCACATATCACATTAAAAACACCCTTTGAGGCACCAGATGAACAATTAGAAGCAATTGTACAAGAACTACATGCAATTGCAAACAAAACAAATCCGTTTACCCTTCACGTTGGAAAGGTAAGCTCATTTGCACCTGTTAATAATGTTATTTATTTTAAAGTAGAAAAAACACCTGAACTCACATTCTTAAACGAAGAAATGCATAAAGGATTCTTCACGCAAGAACGCGAGTACGCTTTTGTACCACACTTAACAATTGGACAAAATTTATCAGATGCAGAGCATGCTGATGTATTAGGTCGCTTACGTATGAAAGACTTTTATTACGAGCAACCAATCGACCGCTTCCACCTTCTATATCAATTAGAAAATGAAACATGGACAGTATATGAAACATTCCATATTGGAAAGGAGAACAACTAA
- a CDS encoding GNAT family N-acetyltransferase: MQAQIVQTDQQLRDAFSVRKQVFVEEQRVSAEEEYDEFEETSKHIVIYDRDIPVGAGRFRIVDGIGKMERICVLASHRKKGVGKIIMDALEAYAKEESLPKLKLHAQTHAESFYKKLGYETVSDVFIEADIPHVVMIKEL; this comes from the coding sequence TTGCAAGCACAAATCGTACAAACAGATCAGCAGCTAAGAGACGCATTCTCTGTACGTAAACAAGTCTTTGTTGAAGAACAACGTGTGTCTGCTGAAGAAGAATACGATGAATTTGAAGAAACTTCTAAACACATCGTTATATATGATCGGGATATTCCAGTTGGGGCAGGTCGCTTTCGCATCGTTGATGGAATCGGTAAAATGGAACGTATATGCGTTCTCGCTTCCCATCGCAAAAAGGGAGTCGGAAAAATCATTATGGACGCGCTCGAAGCATATGCGAAGGAAGAGTCGCTGCCAAAATTAAAGCTTCATGCGCAAACACATGCAGAATCCTTTTATAAAAAACTCGGATATGAAACTGTTTCTGATGTGTTTATAGAAGCGGATATACCGCATGTTGTGATGATAAAAGAATTATGA
- a CDS encoding cytochrome C oxidase subunit III, with protein MFAMRNNLQPNLYSMQQWYQLQQQQAQQLQQQGFVKKKGCNCGKKKKVSDQQNQD; from the coding sequence ATGTTTGCCATGAGAAATAACCTGCAACCAAATCTATATAGCATGCAACAATGGTATCAACTGCAGCAACAACAGGCGCAGCAATTACAGCAGCAAGGATTTGTAAAGAAAAAGGGTTGTAACTGTGGAAAGAAAAAGAAAGTTTCTGATCAACAAAACCAAGATTGA
- a CDS encoding ATP-dependent helicase has product MTQEKFSQKTLTHTSAPQATYHIPKTSANLIVEKDNDAAYFRALEQQGVYLNEKQLEAVRTTEGPVLTLAGAGSGKTSVLTTRVGYLINVKNVHPRNILLLTFTQKAAEEIRSRVASLPGMNHAASRYVVAGTFHSVFLKLLRSQGYNQQILANEKHKQIMIKKILKELRLKDDYDAETMLAMISLEKNKLNRPKDVQAKTPVEQEFREVYERYEDVKQRYGYIDFDDILLETFYMLENNAPLLTQLQNRFHYIEVDEFQDTSYAQYEIVKLLASPRNNLFIAGDDDQAIYGWRGASHQIILSFPKEFEDTTIIALNTNYRSNPFIVGLGNEVIKLNQERFKKELYSVHEEGIQPFYSRPATTLDEANQILQLIQDKVTSGERSYKDFCLLYRTHSVSRSLLDQLTIHKVPFIKHGASQSFYEHSLIKPVLDQLRLAYEPFRIESLSSILPTMYIGRDECISFIEREQWKYGEGRFPSLLHFLLLNPSLKPFQVKKINDRIDFIKFIKELEPKKALKEIIKGKGKYLEYLQSNDRSSFTMHKDIQEEMLEELMESATRFTDIPAYLEFVSTAIQSQQEMEALKTMQEKDAVSLMSIHNAKGLEFPCVFLLGASDGILPHSSSLKDANDRVTDTSEALEEERRLMYVAITRAKEELYISSPQFFRGKKLDISRFLYIARKDVPKKLAP; this is encoded by the coding sequence ATGACTCAAGAAAAATTTTCGCAAAAAACATTAACGCACACTAGCGCTCCGCAGGCAACTTATCATATTCCAAAAACCTCTGCCAATTTAATTGTCGAGAAGGATAATGATGCAGCTTATTTCCGCGCTTTGGAACAGCAAGGTGTCTATTTAAATGAAAAACAATTAGAAGCAGTCAGAACAACAGAAGGTCCAGTTCTTACATTGGCCGGAGCTGGAAGCGGGAAAACATCTGTTTTAACAACTCGCGTTGGTTATTTAATTAATGTAAAAAATGTTCATCCACGCAATATTTTACTGCTTACGTTTACACAAAAAGCTGCTGAAGAAATTCGAAGCCGCGTAGCAAGCTTACCTGGTATGAATCATGCCGCAAGTCGCTATGTTGTCGCGGGCACATTCCATTCTGTCTTTTTAAAATTGCTTCGTAGCCAAGGATATAACCAGCAGATTTTAGCAAATGAAAAACATAAACAAATTATGATAAAAAAAATTTTAAAAGAATTGCGTTTAAAAGATGATTATGACGCAGAAACAATGCTCGCCATGATTTCGCTCGAAAAAAACAAATTAAATCGTCCAAAAGATGTACAAGCAAAAACACCTGTTGAACAAGAATTTCGTGAAGTGTATGAACGTTATGAAGATGTAAAACAAAGATATGGATATATAGACTTCGATGATATCTTACTAGAAACATTCTATATGCTTGAAAATAACGCACCTTTATTAACGCAATTGCAAAATAGATTCCATTACATTGAAGTCGATGAATTTCAAGATACGTCTTATGCACAATATGAAATTGTAAAATTGTTAGCTTCCCCGCGAAATAATTTATTCATCGCAGGTGATGATGATCAAGCCATATATGGTTGGCGCGGCGCAAGTCATCAAATTATCTTATCATTTCCAAAAGAATTTGAAGATACAACCATTATTGCCCTAAATACAAACTATCGTTCGAATCCATTTATCGTTGGACTTGGAAACGAGGTCATTAAACTCAATCAAGAACGATTTAAAAAAGAATTATATTCTGTTCATGAAGAAGGCATACAGCCATTTTATTCACGTCCTGCAACTACTCTTGATGAAGCAAATCAAATCCTGCAACTCATTCAAGATAAAGTGACGAGCGGCGAACGATCATACAAAGACTTTTGTTTATTGTATCGCACACACTCTGTAAGTCGTTCTTTACTCGACCAGCTTACAATTCATAAAGTTCCGTTTATCAAACATGGTGCGAGTCAATCGTTCTATGAACATTCTTTAATTAAACCAGTACTTGATCAGTTGCGACTCGCATATGAACCGTTTCGAATCGAATCGCTCTCAAGTATATTACCAACGATGTATATTGGCCGTGATGAATGCATCTCATTTATTGAACGTGAACAGTGGAAATATGGCGAAGGAAGATTCCCTTCCCTCCTACATTTCCTATTGCTCAACCCGAGTTTAAAACCATTTCAAGTCAAAAAAATAAACGACCGGATTGACTTCATTAAATTCATTAAAGAATTAGAACCAAAGAAAGCACTAAAAGAAATTATTAAGGGGAAAGGTAAATACTTAGAGTACTTACAAAGCAATGACCGTTCTTCCTTTACGATGCATAAAGACATCCAAGAAGAAATGCTCGAAGAACTTATGGAATCAGCAACTCGTTTTACTGATATTCCCGCTTATTTAGAATTCGTTAGTACTGCTATTCAAAGCCAACAAGAAATGGAAGCATTAAAAACAATGCAAGAAAAAGATGCCGTATCCCTTATGTCCATTCACAATGCAAAAGGACTGGAATTCCCATGTGTCTTTTTACTTGGAGCAAGCGACGGCATACTGCCTCATTCGTCTTCTTTAAAAGATGCGAATGACCGCGTAACTGATACTTCTGAAGCCTTAGAAGAAGAAAGACGGCTCATGTATGTCGCCATCACGCGCGCAAAAGAAGAACTTTATATTTCCTCTCCGCAATTTTTTAGAGGGAAAAAATTAGATATATCGAGATTTTTATATATTGCACGAAAAGATGTACCGAAAAAGTTAGCACCTTAA
- a CDS encoding DMT family transporter translates to MKQEKSIALPLAVSIIAISFAAVFVKMSSAPFSILSMYRLWIIVIFMLPIVWKKREEFRRIQTRDWYFLIGSGFFLALHFLLWFASLKFTTVASSTIILALQPIVSLVGGFFLFKERTTYSAIATMGIAILGVMCIGWGDLGLSREAIFGDILSFLSVIAVVGYLFIGQTTVKKVSHWIYSFTVFAFAGIFIAIYNVIMSVPFTGYSTWDWWIFSLLAIVPTASHMINNWLLNYVNATTISMSILGEPVGASVLAFFLLGEKLNGMQVIGSVLVLCGVFIFLLQQQKSVQKERVQSAAFTQEL, encoded by the coding sequence TTGAAACAAGAAAAATCAATTGCACTACCATTAGCAGTTTCCATTATAGCTATTTCATTTGCAGCTGTTTTCGTTAAGATGTCCTCAGCGCCATTTTCAATTTTAAGCATGTATCGGTTATGGATTATTGTAATCTTTATGCTTCCAATTGTTTGGAAAAAACGCGAAGAATTTCGCAGAATTCAAACGCGAGATTGGTATTTTTTAATAGGATCAGGATTCTTTTTAGCACTGCATTTCCTTTTATGGTTTGCATCTTTAAAGTTTACAACTGTTGCTAGTTCGACTATCATTTTAGCGCTTCAGCCAATCGTATCATTAGTTGGAGGTTTTTTTCTGTTTAAAGAAAGAACAACCTATTCAGCGATTGCCACAATGGGGATTGCTATCCTTGGTGTAATGTGCATTGGATGGGGCGATTTAGGGTTAAGCAGAGAAGCGATATTCGGGGATATTTTATCCTTTTTAAGTGTAATTGCAGTTGTTGGTTATTTATTCATTGGGCAAACCACGGTAAAAAAAGTTTCGCACTGGATTTATAGCTTTACCGTGTTTGCATTTGCGGGAATATTTATCGCTATTTATAACGTAATAATGAGTGTACCGTTTACAGGATATTCTACGTGGGACTGGTGGATTTTCAGTTTGCTTGCGATTGTACCAACCGCTTCACATATGATTAATAACTGGCTATTAAATTATGTGAATGCCACAACGATTTCAATGAGTATTTTAGGAGAGCCTGTTGGAGCATCGGTACTTGCGTTTTTCTTACTAGGTGAGAAACTGAATGGTATGCAAGTTATCGGTAGCGTTCTCGTATTATGTGGTGTGTTTATTTTCTTGTTGCAACAGCAAAAAAGTGTGCAAAAAGAACGAGTGCAAAGTGCAGCATTTACGCAAGAACTGTAG
- a CDS encoding esterase family protein — protein sequence MNQAIGRIEELSFYSTSLQEDITLLVYLPVNYTPLHKHTVVIAQDGRDYFQLGKAHRVIERLRENEEIDRTIIVGIPYKNVHDRKEKYFPNDVKNAAYIRFLAHELVPYIDENYPTYQMGKGRVLIGDSLGGTVSFMTALMYPHTFGKVVMQSPFVDETVLNLTKDFTEPQALEIYHVIGTEETAVKRTDGQVSDFVEPNRELHALLTERNFITHYEEFEGNHTWKYWQTDLPKAFSYILSMK from the coding sequence ATGAATCAAGCAATCGGGAGAATTGAAGAACTTTCATTTTACAGTACATCACTTCAAGAAGACATTACGCTTCTTGTCTATTTACCAGTTAATTATACGCCGCTGCACAAGCACACTGTTGTCATTGCGCAAGATGGCAGAGATTATTTTCAGCTTGGTAAAGCGCACCGCGTAATTGAACGTCTTCGTGAAAATGAAGAAATTGACCGAACTATTATTGTCGGTATTCCATATAAAAATGTACACGATCGTAAGGAAAAATACTTTCCAAACGATGTAAAAAATGCGGCATACATTCGTTTCCTTGCCCACGAACTCGTTCCGTATATCGATGAAAATTATCCAACATACCAAATGGGCAAAGGTCGTGTATTAATCGGGGATTCTCTAGGCGGTACAGTGTCCTTTATGACAGCACTTATGTATCCGCATACATTTGGAAAAGTCGTTATGCAATCACCATTTGTTGATGAAACAGTACTTAATTTAACAAAAGATTTTACAGAACCACAAGCATTGGAAATTTATCATGTAATTGGAACAGAAGAAACTGCTGTAAAAAGAACGGATGGACAAGTTTCTGATTTTGTAGAGCCAAATCGCGAGCTGCATGCATTACTTACAGAAAGAAACTTCATCACACATTACGAAGAATTTGAAGGCAATCATACATGGAAATATTGGCAAACAGATTTACCAAAAGCATTCTCTTATATTCTATCAATGAAATAA